A portion of the Anoplopoma fimbria isolate UVic2021 breed Golden Eagle Sablefish chromosome 15, Afim_UVic_2022, whole genome shotgun sequence genome contains these proteins:
- the LOC129103257 gene encoding uncharacterized protein LOC129103257: protein MAEVRLRYGRGACNFAHKNCSRYLLESQFNQVNSSKQASALSTGFNVADIQSGELHGADTGGVSRDSYTRVTPVCSSVGSVWEVVAEDNYYLNKEYCLDEKPQVQHKERSLPLCRINATCRRTVWSAGRQQSLGLFWGQRQSVFVRAYSDNGKRSEPLYKTKTGYYEILQVSPTATQTQVKTAYYKQSFVYHPDRNAASKEATVRFSEISEAYTVLGNKALRKKYDRGLLSQSDLIATARPSSKDTGSSTRDQAGSRRSVAGVDTRGGVFDFDQFFRAHYGEQLQRDRDIRVRREEMLRKKQETIAEKKMGRMMEIGVAVLIAMALGIVSTLKR from the coding sequence ATGGCGGAGGTCAGGTTGCGTTATGGAAGGGGAGCCTGCAACTTTGCACACAAAAACTGTAGTCGATACCTACTTGAAAGTCAGTTTAATCAAGTTAACAGTTCAAAACAGGCTTCAGCTCTCTCCACGGGGTTTAATGTCGCTGATATTCAAAGTGGAGAACTACACGGAGCGGACACTGGTGGAGTTTCTCGGGACAGTTACACAAGGGTAACACCGGTGTGCAGTAGTGTGGGCAGTGTTTGGGAGGTCGTCGCAGAAGACAACTATTATCTCAACAAAGAGTATTGTCTTGATGAAAAGCCCCAGGTTCAGCATAAAGAGAGAAGTCTGCCTCTGTGCAGGATTAACGCCACATGTCGGAGGACTGTCTGGTCCGCTGGGCGACAGCAGAGTCTCGGGTTGTTTTGGGGGCAGAGACAGTCTGTGTTTGTCAGAGCTTACAGCGACAATGGCAAGCGATCAGAGCCCCTCTACAAAACCAAAACAGGCTACTATGAGATCCTGCAGGTGTCCCCCACTGCCACTCAAACCCAGGTAAAGACGGCCTACTACAAGCAGTCCTTCGTCTATCACCCGGACAGAAACGCCGCCAGCAAGGAGGCCACCGTCCGCTTCTCCGAGATCAGCGAGGCCTACACCGTGCTGGGCAACAAGGCACTGAGGAAGAAGTACGACCGGGGTCTGCTGAGCCAGTCAGACCTCATCGCCACAGCCAGACCCTCCTCCAAGGACACCGGGAGCTCCACCAGAGACCAAGCCGGGAGCCGACGGTCCGTGGCCGGCGTGGATACCCGAGGAGGCGTCTTTGACTTCGACCAGTTCTTCAGGGCTCACTACGGCGAGCAGCTCCAGAGAGACCGAGACATCAGAGTCCGACGAGAAGAGATGCTGAGGAAGAAGCAGGAGACGATTGCGGAGAAGAAGATGGGCAGGATGATGGAGATTGGAGTTGCGGTGCTGATAGCGATGGCCTTGGGGATAGTGAGCACTTTAAAGCGTTGA